CTTTTCGGTACCAAGACTGATTCTCTAATTGTATCTTATAATTGTCCTATTTATAGTGAGTAAGCTGAACCAATTGCCCTTAATATCCACCCAACTTATATCTTGGTATGGGCAAAGTATTGCTTCTACAGAGTGACGCGCATTTTGGTTGCCCGGCGGAGGCCACTTGTGGCCGGAGCGTAGTTAAGAATTTTGTTCCGTATACTCTCTACGCATCTAATAAATACAGGTACTATCTCTGTTTGAAAAAATTATATAAGAATTTACTTTTCCGAAGGGTTAAGTCGCAAAGTCCCCATCTTCATTGTGTCGCTTCTTCTAAATAATCATATATGTCGCTGTATATAGTAGTATCTAATTGAAATGACATTTTCGATTTTTGACTCATGATATAATTGGCTCCCGATTAACTTGCCATATTCACCTAGCTTCGCATGAAGCTGCAAAGAAGACTCTTGATCTGTGAATCTGATACATATGTTTATAAAGGGGAATTCTTGGGAAGCACAAAGGGCATTAAGTTTCCTTGATTCTTAATCTATGGCAGGCGCAAAATAGTTAATATCACCCCTATCTTTATAATCAAATTAATTTTCCTCTCAGAGTTATGAGACTTGTTTTCTTGTCTTTGATTTGTGATTGTTTATTATTAGAAAATAAATCCATAAAGTCGATATCGCAGCAAAGAAACACCAAGTTGATACCCATGTTTCCTTCTGAGTGAAGAAGGTGATAAGTCCGAATAGCATGACAAGCGCCCAAAACTTTCTAAATAGACAGTCGCTGGACAATAAGAATAAAACACCGAGTGAGGCATAAATAATATCTCGTGCTATAACGGATAATAAGCCGCCACCGGATACTTTATAGCAAAGGCTATGTCCACATACATCTGTTTGTATTAGGTGCCTTGGTCCTGTTTCTAGTAGAACTGGTATCCAGAGATATAAGCCGAAAACAAAGCCTATAATTATCAATGCGATAAAAAAAACTCTTTTCCATGTTTTTGTTTCTAGGCTATAGGCTACGATTGGTATCCAGGTAAGCCAAAAAAAGAAGGCAAAAAATAAAAACAAAATGGAAGATAATGCTGTCAATGTGAATAAATTCTCATTGTGCCCAATCCATACAACGCCTTCAGTCGCTTGTTGCAGGGCAAAAAGGATAGGAGTGATCGCGAGTAATAAATAAGTTTTATCATTTTTTATCGCATGTGCTGTACATAAAGCTCCGCCGACAAGAAGCAGTGTTGCTGATCCGAATGAAGCTGTGGCTGAAAAACACATTG
This DNA window, taken from Microbulbifer sp. VAAF005, encodes the following:
- a CDS encoding DUF6629 family protein, with the translated sequence MCFSATASFGSATLLLVGGALCTAHAIKNDKTYLLLAITPILFALQQATEGVVWIGHNENLFTLTALSSILFLFFAFFFWLTWIPIVAYSLETKTWKRVFFIALIIIGFVFGLYLWIPVLLETGPRHLIQTDVCGHSLCYKVSGGGLLSVIARDIIYASLGVLFLLSSDCLFRKFWALVMLFGLITFFTQKETWVSTWCFFAAISTLWIYFLIINNHKSKTRKQVS